The genomic DNA attaagtaagaattaaatttaaaaggtcccaattttgtagggaccagaaatatatatatatatatatatatatatatatataacagtGATTTTTCCAACTATACATAATTCACAAAACTCTTTATGTAGAAATTATAGCAAGATATTTTCGCAAGTTATATTCCCATTTTCAATAATTGAAGAATACCTTTTTGATCAGAGAGCAGCTTTGCACTTGGGTGTGGGGGtatttaattattctttttactGTTTACATGTCATGGTTTGCACTGTTTTTTAAACATTTATCGTCACCAACCATTATACAAGTTCAATGAAGTGCGAAGATGGTCAGGGATCAATGAAGTGGGAGACATGCAACCCTAACTCACACTGATATCCACCGTGAGTGTGAGTTAATTCACGTTGGATTATAtcgaacgtgagttaactcatgttaaagatattttggtTAGTTTGCATGAAAGTGAACAATTTTAtgagagaagagcaattttatttttatttttatattgagTTGGATATTCTCCCAAATAAACAATTTCGGCAATCAAACTAAGATTTATTTTTGGAGAGTAATGTCATCAACTATCCTAATACCATGTTggtgtttcttcatttttttatttttaagatgcTAAATTCTTCTCTATTTTTGCAAGAGACACTTCTTTTATTACTGATTTGATTATGCATTTTGGAGGATGTAAAGAGTGTGAttataatccttaaaaaaaatagagtgtgaTTATAAAAGGGAATTCACTTTAAAAAgggaattctagccactagactacttaaaaaaaaaataaacggttaaaatttaataaataacttCGTTGTTTATTACGATGTTTGTGCATTACTATGCTTTTTTATACTAACCCATCATAATAATTTAGATCTTTAACCCATTAGAGTAGACTAATCAAATATCCCCAATTCCATAGTTTATTTAGACTATTTGGGTTCCTCTATATGATGCCTGATTTTTCATATGAGTTTGACCACCTAAACCTCTCAAGTGAAATAATTCAAGATTTActcatattttttcaaaagagacattttttttttacggtttTAAAAGAGAGACATGTTATCAACTCCTTTAATATCATTTTGGTGTGCATTATACTAAAACAAACTCTAAACATAACAAATTAATGGTTTAGTTTGTGATAAGGGATAATGTATTAtgtatgcaggggtcggggttcaaaccccggacaccccactatTTCACCTTTAAGGTAAATTTTTCCAACCGCTAggctatttgaccaaaaaaaaaatactataatacACAAATAATGATGTGCTTATAGTATTTATCATAAACTAATTAATTTGTAATGTTTAGAGTTTCTTTTTATCTTTACTCAATAAAAAAGGTACCTATCATTTTTCACAAAGTCATGAGTATAACCAACAATTATGTACTTGATAAATATTTGGTAATTTCTATACCTAACAAATTTAAGTAGAACTAAATGAGTAGTGAAATAGGGCTAGTACAAGGAAGGTTGGTTGAAATTGAAATCAACATCATCATTGCCATTTCAACCATTTGAATCCTCCACAAAGATTATACCATTTTTAACTTTTACTAGAATTTGTGAAGTGGCGTGGAGGGGACCATATTGGCTGATaaactattataattttattcattttctttttggtacaaaaaaggCAAAAACCAACAACTTTATTCAATTTACTATCAACATTCTCcgcaaaaatttcaaaatgttcTCATAAAGTTTCCTTTCTTAGTTTCTCattaaattgtaacaaaaagaaattgtgaCCAATTAATGTAAGGTAGATTCACTAACAAGGTTATGAGTTTTTGGAAGAGTGATGATACATGTATCATCCtatgtggcaatacaccctttacATCCACATAAAATTCTGACACGTGGCAACCTGGACCCCacacaaatagaagataaagtgtggttgtaagatgaacttaccaaaatatccctaatacatAGGGTGTACAATGGGATGTAGAaataaagggtgttcatgtaacattttcctttttggAATACTCACGTAGCCTAAATTGTTTTGTTGAGTATGAAATCCAATATTCAATCATTTAATGACATATCATTTTTctacaattaatcattttgaaTTAACCATTTGTACTTAAACCTCGTGTTCTAATATTCATctagtttgtattttttattttattttttataatcattGTTATTAAATCTTTGATAGAAATAACACCATCTCCTTTATGCAGTTTTTTGCTATGAGCCACATTCAGTTTTCCCATTTGGCATTTTTGCACTTCATGACAACATAGACTTCATGCCTATTCCAAATATAAGATTTCTTGTTAGCAGTGCAGTAAGACTTTtactttcttcttttattttttttactaaaagtaaaaatttatttacttcTGACTCATTCATCAATGAAAAATATGGACAGGCTTTCTACATACCATATTTAAGACAAATATGGACATGGTTAGGTTTTTCATATGTAACGAAGAAAAATTTAATATCCTTGTTGGTAGCTGGTGAAAGTTGCATTATAGTACCTGGTGGAATGAGAGAAACACTTTTTATGGAACATGGTTGTGAGGTACATTACTTATCAAATGCAAAAGTAATAATCTTAAAGAAAGTTTGCTCCTAATAAGAAATATATGCAATGTGTATAGAATGTATAtcttaaagaaagaaaaggatttGTTCGAATAGCAATGGAGATGGGTCACCCCCTTGTTCCGGTTTTCTGCTTTGGTcaggtatatatatatgtttattctCCTCCTATGATCCGTATTTAATTTGTCATtacatggttttaaatttttcGTATATCTTTTAGACACTATATATCCACGTCAGATATGATGACTAGATCGATACTAGTTCAACAAATTAAAGACATATAAAATTATTGTCCCTGAACTTTTACTTAAATATCATTTGTTGATGTAGTATACATCGATCTATCATATAGACCACATAAAACACTTTCTCAACCCCGACAAATATATCCTCTATATTCGATATTTCTGCTgacttgcattttttttttattttcctttgggTCATAGACAAATATCTATAAGTGGTGGAAAGCTTCTGGTAAGTTAATTCAAAATCTTGCAAGTTCTATGAAGATCTTTCCATTAATATTCTGGGGAAAATTCGGGTGAGTTAGATTGCTTCATTCTCATGCATACTTTCCATCTCTTTACTTTTGTTTTCACATCCCAATTGTTCTCTTCGAAAGAAATTCATGTCTAAATTAAACGACATATGTTGATTCCTATTGTATAAAGTGATTTCTTTTTAGCAATGACCTAGGCATTCTTTATTGAAAATTTCGTTTGACATagagaaataatttattgaCATATCGACCTAAACTCTTAGTGGATGTCAATCTGAGActtataactcacacttgacatATATAACAATTGTTTCCTTAAGTGTATCCATTAATCTCGACATGCTTCTCCTCAAGGAGAAGCTTTTTTCATCCACATACATTTTCACATGCCGTCTCACCACCATTGTCAGGAAGGATTTTTGACATAAGGAGTCGGTCCCTTTAATAAAAATACTGATGATTTCCATTTCTAAGAAAAATACTGATGATATCTATTCTCCTCTTATAGATCTCCTGTACCATTCAAGAATCCATTGTATGTGGTGGTGGGGAAACCAATTCAGGTTGAGAAGATTCCAGAACCAACATCAGAGCAGGTATGTACttatattaaccctattatTTCCATCCCAAAATCACTTTAGAAGTACACAttgaaaaatccaaatttttatGTCATTCAAAAGTATACACACACACTAATCTATACCCACATTTGATGTTAACATTCACAAAGATTACAGAAATAAGTGAGCCAAGGGCACTACAACcaactaaaaatattttgaagatttttatttatttttttgttaaaaggaGTTGTCATGGTTTGAATTCATAATCATAAAGCATattatttatcctttttttacTTTGGTTTTAGGTTGCCAAAGTACATAGTGAGTTTGTTGAAGCACTTCAAGAACTTTTTGAACGACACAAGACTCAAGCTGGATGTACAAACCTTGAgttgaaaattgtttgaaaatacCTACCATGCATGATTTCATCCCATTTATATTTAAGTTGGTTGATGTATTTATTTAGTACTctttatttctttcaatttgTTTGTGATTCACACCTTATTATTAATGATGGAtccttataaaatatttaatgtattCTAATATGATAGAAATACATCACTTTTATATCATACTTCTctcattaatatttttacttgCACATCTAGTTATTCTTGATACTCACTTATCAATGATTATTACATAATCTCAAGCTCATTTAGAATTTCTCTCAAAATATAACTTGATTTACAAGTTACCATTAGCCTATAATCCAAGGGAACCTATAAGATCATATATCTATGTTGAACCTATGGTTAGAGTTTCAAAAATCACAATCTCACACTAAAATAGAGGGAGGCTACGGTCTACGACTTTATCCTACCCAGGTGAGGGAAAAACATGACTGGTGACCCAATAAGCACAACGAGGGCACAAATATTTACTAGACTTCAACCCGTCAtccattttaccatttttttacaactcaacaacatttCATTGTCACACCGTCAACCCAATACTTTTATTTTCAGCTCTAACATTTCATTAGCCAAAACGCAAAACTTAGAAATAAAACGTTAATCGCAAAAGCAACACATCAAACACAAAATATCTACTCATTCCTATATGtagaccaatttttttttttaattttgaggaTGCTTTTTGGTGTTTTAGATTGAAGCTAACTTgaatttgtatttatatttcataatataataaaaccTTTATCGTGAAAGTTCCATGTTTGAGAGGTCAAATTTGGTCTTTTGTGATTTTTCATAAGtcacatatcatattttatcgACAAATGATAGAATATTCTCCTGTTAATGGGTATGAGGGAAgtgtattttataatattatggatTTATGGTGGCGAATGATAATGAAGCTCTTTGATAAATTTTAGAGGTAgtaaatcaattaaattatcaAATCACACAATGAAACTTATATAAAGCTTGGAATTTCTATTATCGTTTTACTAAAGCTTTGTTGGGTTTGGTTCGCCCgctcaattattattttttgttttgttattctttttagGACGAGATGCATTTGACACATGATGTTTTAGAGTGTCGTATAGTTGGAATTTCAAACCATCATATTATGGTGACCGCCATGATTAATGTATATTTTATTCACcgtttatgaaaaaatttaatCTGTTATTTAAGGGGACCTTTTATCAAACTTGACTTAGACCCTTGAAATGCTAGAAACGAGTCCGCCAAAACCAAGGgaaatcaataataatcacCAACAATAAGGGCTAGGAGGATCGCCAACAAAACATGTGTtgcaacaaaatcaaatttgcttcttttttgtaaattaattaCTTGTATCAGTTGGCATCACTCAAGGGTGtatttggattgagggtttagggagaaatgaagtaaatgatttatttttcttttttaaattgcagactttataacatgtttttcaaaaataaattaagtgtgattgaagtattatataaccgtttatcatattaatatgttaactttttaaaaaatattttgtaatgtccgtaatttaaaactgaaaaataaaCATTCCCCTTCTAATAAACCTTCCATCTAAACGCACCCCTAATTATTTACTTCTTGATCCAAAACTTACTTAGGTTCCTAAGTATTAAGTATACTCCCACAAGTCATTTAGTGATTTAATATGCTCTGCTCAACTTGTTTCCATTATGATTCATAGACCTCCATCAAACGGAAGACGTAAGttgaatgaatatatttttacagCAAATTACACTGAAAAAACCAAGTACACTTCTAAatgataatttctttttttggtatcTACAgcaaa from Medicago truncatula cultivar Jemalong A17 chromosome 8, MtrunA17r5.0-ANR, whole genome shotgun sequence includes the following:
- the LOC11430886 gene encoding diacylglycerol O-acyltransferase 2D, with the translated sequence MEKVLRGNEVFGESCNWFKSVVALTLCFGAIHFNLALILFAIFFLSFSKALLLFGFLMLLMILPVDKNSLLGQKLSRFICKHVCSYFPITLHLEDAEAFHLNQPYVFCYEPHSVFPFGIFALHDNIDFMPIPNIRFLVSSAAFYIPYLRQIWTWLGFSYVTKKNLISLLVAGESCIIVPGGMRETLFMEHGCENVYLKERKGFVRIAMEMGHPLVPVFCFGQTNIYKWWKASGKLIQNLASSMKIFPLIFWGKFGSPVPFKNPLYVVVGKPIQVEKIPEPTSEQVAKVHSEFVEALQELFERHKTQAGCTNLELKIV